TGGTGTGTGGCTCTGACTTAAAGTTCTTGGTCCCTCGCTTCTGTTAGTGACCAGCTGCCCTCCCCCAACCGACAGCACCTGCTCTGTACTTTAGGCGCCGCCTGTACACCGAAGCTCTGTACCCCTCTATTCGACACCGTCGCCATTCGCCGCAAGCCCCGTCCGAGATAAAACAGCAGAAGCGCCCTCAAGGCTCAATCTCGCTATTTCTCAGCACCCGACTTCCAAAAAGATGGGCATTATGGCGGCACTCTCGGCCCCAAGGGCCATGGTAGCACCccaccagcaccaaccaCAGGGACCCTCCACCCTCGTCACAGGTATGGACATACAATTCTCTTACTGTTGCCTGTCTCTGTAATCAACTGTTTCTCCTTGATTTGCCTCTTTCTACCCTCACCCAAACCCATCTGGGCAAGCATTGCCCATCCATTCGCCCGTTTCAAGTCAAGCCTATTCCTGTTTCTATTCCCCCTCGTGTTCATGTCTTGGGTTTCTCTTTGATGAGCAGCAACTCATTTCATTTCACTTGGTTGTTTCTCCGCTTTTGTCTTCTCACATTCATTTCGTCATTCCCACGTCCACCGGAAGCGAGAAGTCTCTCCATCTCCGTGGACCCTGCGCCGCGGACCAAGCTGCAAGTTGCGTAGTGACGCGATAAACGTGGGACCTGCAACTGAAGCTAGACTTGGCTGAATCAAATCGGCTTCGGGCGACGGCTTTTGTAAGTGGGCTTGCACTTTTCACTTTGTTATTTGCTGAGAAAGCAAATGCaaaaaaagaacaaagtAAACAGCGGCAATTGGATGGATGCAACCAGAAGGTTGGGCTCTCCGGACATTCGCCATTTGTTTATTTCCATCACCATTTCCCCATTATAATTCCGTTAATGTCACTGTCACTATCACTGTCACTTCCCTTCGCTGTGCCTTGTTGGGCTGAGCCTAGACTTTACAAATTCATGACATTTGCTGAGCCTTGGCACACTTTGGGGGTCTCGATCcagtttatttattttactgCATGATCACTCGTTCTCGTTCCCTCTTACTCACAACTCACGTTCCATTCTATTTCTGCCTCATGCACCCCCCGGGTTGATCCCTAGTTCCCCTAGGCTTGTCCCATGTCAACCCGAACCCTGCAACTGcaacttctccaacatcaagatcaagtcaTCCCTGCCTGCTGACGTCTTTTTGCTTGCTCCCGCTATAGATAAAAGTACCTCACCCTCTACCTTTCGCCCAAACCAGTTCCAGTCCCTATCGTCGCCTCGCGAATATAGTACCGACCTTACTGAATCAATTGTCCTAGAAGAAGGTGGTGAATCTGGAAGCGAATCCGCCGTTGAACCCGTTACACCTGTTAGTGGTCGCCAGTCCCAGGACTTCACCCTTCAGAGCCAGGACCTGCAGGACCTCCAAAATCTGCAGTCTTACCAGACGGCTTCAGCCACATCTTCAGGAGTTGTACCTATCGCGATCCCCAACTCGGGCAACCCCAACAAAGGAACATATATATCACAATCCGTAAATAACAGCCGGCCTCCTACTACCTACGAACCAAGTACTCCAAGAGCAACAGAACCTGAGTCAGGCAGTTCTCTCACCCGTCAGTCAACCCGAGGTTCCATCTCCACCTCGAGTTTCAAGCGCACCATGTCGAGCTTCTTCCGCCGATCAAATTCCCACGTCAAGAACGATTATACACCTTCGGAATCTGCAACACCCTCCGTCGTGTCCGCACCAACGGAGCCTCAAACAAATGGCCAACCACGTGCTGCAGCTCGCCGTCGTTTCTCCATGAACCGCTCTTCTGCAACTACTCGTTCCAACTCACCCCCTTCGCCTAGCGACAATGGATTGGAAATGGCTCCCGCACACCGTGAACGTGCCTCTGACAAGTCTCTTCCCAGTCAAGGagacttcaagaagaaccGTGCATCGACTGGTCTGACTCTGCGTGGCCGAGCTATTAACTTCGTTGGCGCTCATAACACCAGCCGAGGAACCGGGCACAAGCGTCCTGAATTCACCCGCAGAGCTAGCAGCTATGACGGTAGTCGACCCAGTACCCCTCTCCCACCTCCCGCGGAAGGCGACGAAACAATGTACCCACCTGAACGAAGTGTCtggcctcttcctcctgaCTCCGGTACTGGTGCCAAGGCTCGACGAATGAGTTTGAGCCTCCCTGATGATTTCGCCGTGGACGTAGCTGAGCTACAGAATGAATTCGAATACCAGCGCAAATTCCTCGGTCGTCATGGCAAGCATCTTGGCAAGGGAGCGGCTTCTAAGGTTACCCTTATGATGCGAAAAGGCTACCCAGAAGAGCTCTACGCCGTGAAGGAGTTCCGCGGCAAATCGCACCGAGAAAGCCAACAGGATTacgagaacaagatcaagtcaGAATTCAGCATTGCGAAGAGCTTGCACCACCCCAATATTGTCGAGACTTTCCGCCTATGTACCGATCACGGGCGATGGAACCATGTTATGGAATACTGCTCGGAAGGTGATCTTTTCAGCTTGGTCTCCAAGGGTCATCTCAAGGGCGATGACCGCAAGAAGGACCGCATTTGTCTCTTCAAGCAGCTTATTCAAGGTGTCCATTACTTGCATGCCAATGGCATTGCCCATCGTGacatcaagcttgagaacCTTCTGATCACCAAGGACAGTAAGCTCAAGATTACCGATTTTGGTGTATCGGAAGTTTTCTGTGGTACTCACCCCGGTCTTCGTGAAGCTGGTGGACAATGCGGCCGTAACATGAGCGGCGAGATCCGCCTTTGCTCGCCTGGTATCTGTGGAAGTGAGCCCTACATCGCCCCCGAGGTcctcgccaagaaggaaaacTACGACCCCCGAGCACTCGATGTGTGGAGTTCTGCGATTGTCATGATTTATCTCACTTTTGGTGGCGCCATCTGGTCCCGCGCTGTCCCAGGAGAGCTCCATTATGATAAGCTTGTCAAGGGCTGGGAAACATGGTATGGGAAGCATCCAGAGTCCGACGCCACTATCTCTGATACGGATTACCCCAAATGCTACGCCCTCGACGTGGGCATGTCCCCACCTGCTCTCCGTCGTCTTGTGCTACAGATGTTGAACCCTGATCCGCAAAAGCGTAT
The window above is part of the Fusarium oxysporum f. sp. lycopersici 4287 chromosome 8, whole genome shotgun sequence genome. Proteins encoded here:
- a CDS encoding HAL protein kinase, yielding MGIMAALSAPRAMVAPHQHQPQGPSTLVTDKSTSPSTFRPNQFQSLSSPREYSTDLTESIVLEEGGESGSESAVEPVTPVSGRQSQDFTLQSQDLQDLQNLQSYQTASATSSGVVPIAIPNSGNPNKGTYISQSVNNSRPPTTYEPSTPRATEPESGSSLTRQSTRGSISTSSFKRTMSSFFRRSNSHVKNDYTPSESATPSVVSAPTEPQTNGQPRAAARRRFSMNRSSATTRSNSPPSPSDNGLEMAPAHRERASDKSLPSQGDFKKNRASTGLTLRGRAINFVGAHNTSRGTGHKRPEFTRRASSYDGSRPSTPLPPPAEGDETMYPPERSVWPLPPDSGTGAKARRMSLSLPDDFAVDVAELQNEFEYQRKFLGRHGKHLGKGAASKVTLMMRKGYPEELYAVKEFRGKSHRESQQDYENKIKSEFSIAKSLHHPNIVETFRLCTDHGRWNHVMEYCSEGDLFSLVSKGHLKGDDRKKDRICLFKQLIQGVHYLHANGIAHRDIKLENLLITKDSKLKITDFGVSEVFCGTHPGLREAGGQCGRNMSGEIRLCSPGICGSEPYIAPEVLAKKENYDPRALDVWSSAIVMIYLTFGGAIWSRAVPGELHYDKLVKGWETWYGKHPESDATISDTDYPKCYALDVGMSPPALRRLVLQMLNPDPQKRISIEDVIHNRWLKNVECCQLESYDDPALLIDATKKDNTANGNKKIFCHNHLPPKGTGSHSLGKMPGQPGY
- a CDS encoding HAL protein kinase, encoding MGIMAALSAPRAMVAPHQHQPQGPSTLVTEEGGESGSESAVEPVTPVSGRQSQDFTLQSQDLQDLQNLQSYQTASATSSGVVPIAIPNSGNPNKGTYISQSVNNSRPPTTYEPSTPRATEPESGSSLTRQSTRGSISTSSFKRTMSSFFRRSNSHVKNDYTPSESATPSVVSAPTEPQTNGQPRAAARRRFSMNRSSATTRSNSPPSPSDNGLEMAPAHRERASDKSLPSQGDFKKNRASTGLTLRGRAINFVGAHNTSRGTGHKRPEFTRRASSYDGSRPSTPLPPPAEGDETMYPPERSVWPLPPDSGTGAKARRMSLSLPDDFAVDVAELQNEFEYQRKFLGRHGKHLGKGAASKVTLMMRKGYPEELYAVKEFRGKSHRESQQDYENKIKSEFSIAKSLHHPNIVETFRLCTDHGRWNHVMEYCSEGDLFSLVSKGHLKGDDRKKDRICLFKQLIQGVHYLHANGIAHRDIKLENLLITKDSKLKITDFGVSEVFCGTHPGLREAGGQCGRNMSGEIRLCSPGICGSEPYIAPEVLAKKENYDPRALDVWSSAIVMIYLTFGGAIWSRAVPGELHYDKLVKGWETWYGKHPESDATISDTDYPKCYALDVGMSPPALRRLVLQMLNPDPQKRISIEDVIHNRWLKNVECCQLESYDDPALLIDATKKDNTANGNKKIFCHNHLPPKGTGSHSLGKMPGQPGY
- a CDS encoding HAL protein kinase; translated protein: MSSFFRRSNSHVKNDYTPSESATPSVVSAPTEPQTNGQPRAAARRRFSMNRSSATTRSNSPPSPSDNGLEMAPAHRERASDKSLPSQGDFKKNRASTGLTLRGRAINFVGAHNTSRGTGHKRPEFTRRASSYDGSRPSTPLPPPAEGDETMYPPERSVWPLPPDSGTGAKARRMSLSLPDDFAVDVAELQNEFEYQRKFLGRHGKHLGKGAASKVTLMMRKGYPEELYAVKEFRGKSHRESQQDYENKIKSEFSIAKSLHHPNIVETFRLCTDHGRWNHVMEYCSEGDLFSLVSKGHLKGDDRKKDRICLFKQLIQGVHYLHANGIAHRDIKLENLLITKDSKLKITDFGVSEVFCGTHPGLREAGGQCGRNMSGEIRLCSPGICGSEPYIAPEVLAKKENYDPRALDVWSSAIVMIYLTFGGAIWSRAVPGELHYDKLVKGWETWYGKHPESDATISDTDYPKCYALDVGMSPPALRRLVLQMLNPDPQKRISIEDVIHNRWLKNVECCQLESYDDPALLIDATKKDNTANGNKKIFCHNHLPPKGTGSHSLGKMPGQPGY